In the Brettanomyces nanus chromosome 1, complete sequence genome, TGAGAAACCTCATATGCACCGAAAGATACAAAATGCATCGTGCAATATCTGCAGTCAAAAGATAGAGCTGCGTGTAGTTGAATCTAGGATACTGGGCATACTGTGGCATTGTTGGAGCTTAAATTGAAGTGTTCCAAGGTGTCCTAAGGGATGGATCTATCTCTAACTgtcctttttatttttcacttaGACGCGTATCtgaatttttcattcaGAGAgattttctgcttcatcaACTGCCATCGATATTCCACTACCACCCTCCCATATATGCAATTAATTCGGCTGGTCTCGCTACTGTTGTCAATTTTCTGCGTGATTGCCCATGCTGCTCAGTATTCAGCAGAAGATTTGGAGATTTTCGCTGTCCAATCGAAGCTTGTCGAGGATTCAAAACGAACAGACTATGATTTCTACAAGTTCTTGAGACTCCCAGACGGTGCTTCTTCGGATGCCAAAACCATAGAAAAGCATTACAGAAATCTGTCCCGAAAATGGCATCCGGACAAGTATAGAGATGCTAAAACTAAGCACAGAGCGGAAAAGCGGTTTCAGAAGCTTTCCTTGATTATAACCATCCTTAGAGACCacgaaaagaagcaaaggTACGATTACTACCTCAAAAAGGGGTTTCCTCAATACGACAAAGCAACGGGTCAATTTATTTTTGGTAAGCGTTTCAAGCCCAATCTCATTCTGACTCTCTCAATCATTGTCATTGTCGCTTCCCTTCTTCAGTATCTTGTTCTCAAAGTCAACCATAATCGGAGCTACAAGCGCGTAGATAGACTAATTTCAGAAATAAGGTCCAAGAGTTTGCCTGCTGTCGGCAATCAAGATACTCCCGATTTCGGTAACAAATTGGTGCTGCTTAACGATAAGCTATTTGTCGTCAAAGTGGACAGATCTATTTGGTATTACTCTGGCTCCTTTGATACAGAGGACGATTTGAATGAAGTCGTTGCAA is a window encoding:
- a CDS encoding uncharacterized protein (EggNog:ENOG41) produces the protein MQLIRLVSLLLSIFCVIAHAAQYSAEDLEIFAVQSKLVEDSKRTDYDFYKFLRLPDGASSDAKTIEKHYRNLSRKWHPDKYRDAKTKHRAEKRFQKLSLIITILRDHEKKQRYDYYLKKGFPQYDKATGQFIFGKRFKPNLILTLSIIVIVASLLQYLVLKVNHNRSYKRVDRLISEIRSKSLPAVGNQDTPDFGNKLVLLNDKLFVVKVDRSIWYYSGSFDTEDDLNEVVANLRKAYKIDADPSAHANRRQRRAVTKRSKDDQEDQDSIPLLPVTTDDLEPVRVSSLLIVKLLMLPSLLVHKFISTKKCLDKHPEISSKINLIQEKNDKVKLPNGKVAYKKHK